Within Candidatus Binataceae bacterium, the genomic segment CGCTTGATCAAATTCAGACATGGCCCCCCCCCGGCTCCGCCCCATTCCCGCTCGCCGCGGTCATCCATCATGAGATAACTGGCCGAAGGATGTGCCGCAAGCCACCCGCAGAGGTCATCTCGCGGCGCGGGAGCGGCCGGCAGCGGGACAAAGCCTGCGCCGGCATAAAAGGCCACGCGGGGGTCAGTTCCCGCGACGGCCGCCGCGGCATCCCTGCGCCGGGCGATCTCCTGCCCGGCATAGCGCATGCCGCGCTGGTCGTAGCCGAGCGGGAACAGCGTGCGCGGCAGGAGCGCGATTAGGACGACAAAAACGACTGCCGGACCCGACAGCATCCGTCCAAGCGGCGAGCGCGTCCGCGAGAGGCGCGCATCGAGCCATCCCGCGGTCTCGTCAAGTCCGATTACGACCCATCCGAACGTAAACGGGACCACATGAAGCATCAGGCGCGTACCGGTGCCCGTGAGCACGAACCCGACGAAGTACATCGCGAACAGCGCCGCGAGCATCGTCTCTCCCCACCGCGCAGCGATCGAACGGCTGTCGGCCCAGAGACCGATGATCAGTCCAGCGCACAGCAGCGGTCCGAGGGCCTGGACAAGCGAGTAGCACGAGCCGAAAAAGTCGCGCTCGACTTTTCTTACGTAGGTGCGAGGGTCGAGTTCGATCGCGGTCAGCCACGAGGTTGTCGGCTGATAACCCATCTCGCGAAATCGCTCGAGCTTGCCGACCGTCATGCCGGTTGCCTCCATCGTTATCGTGACGAGCTGCCGGCCGACCGTCCAATGGCCCGTAAATGCGCGCAGCCAAAGCAGGTAGGGCGCAGCGACGAGCAGGAATATCGCGATAAGCACGCCGGCGGCGGCGAGGCCCCACCGCAGCGTCCATCGGCGCCAGACGAACGAACCACCGGCCAGCATCGCGGCGAGGAGCGCGGGAACCCCGATTGCCTCGGTGCGATACAGATAGGCGAGTCCACAGACTATTGCGGCGGCCGCGACGTCCGCCAGACGTTGGCGCTTGACCCCGCGCACCACGAGCAGCAGCGTCGCGGTCAGGAGCGCGATGTACCCGGCCTCGGTGCGCGCCGAAGCCGAATAAGCGGCGAGCATCGGATGGATCGCCGCGAGCGCGGCTGCGCCGGCGGCCACGCCGCGGCGTCCATAGGCCTCGCGCATCAGGTAGTACAGCCACACGACGCCGGCGGTGCCGAGCGCCACCGACAAAAGCTCGCCCGCAAGTTCCCAGTTGCCAATTGCGCGATAGATTATGGAGACGAGGAAGGGGTAGAGCGGCGAGAAGACCCAGGCGAGCGCTTCCCGGGGGCGTCCGGCGTAAAACTCGCGCGCCATCGCTATATAGGCCACGCCGTCCGCCGAGATGCAGTAGCTGGTGACGACCAGAAAAAGGCGGATCGCCGCCGCCACTGCCGCCAGTGTGCCGACCACGCGAGGCTCGGAATATTGCGAGAGCCAGTGCGTAAGGCGATCGGTATCGGCCGATCCTTCGGGAGGGCTCTGGGCAAAAGCGGCGCCGCGGGCTTCAGATCCAGTCACGTCGCCGTATCTTATGGGTTCGAGACGATTCGGCGCGAATCGCCGCTTCGAAAGGTGCCGCTTCGAAAGGGGCGTTCTCCGAGGCGAAATCCCTCCGGGCACGGATGAAGCCGACGGCCCGAGGCCGCGTCGGTTTTGCGGGTTGCGCTCTCGCGGCGGGCCCGTTAAGGCCCGCCGCGAGGCTGCTTGGAAAGGTGCTGACTGAGGCTAGCGGCGCGATACCTTGGCTGCCTGAAGTCCCTTGGGTCCCTGGGCGACCTCGAACTGAACTTCCTCGCCTTGCTCTAGTGAGCGAAAGCCGTTGCCGTCGATCGAAGTGTAGTGGACGAATACCTCCTGCCCGTCTTCCATGGTAATGAAGCCGTAGCCTTTCTTGGAACTAAACCATTTGACCGTGCCGTTAGACATCTCCCCCGAGACCTCCATGCCGTAACCGTTCGTACCCGGCGCTGCCGGGTACCTCCCCACTCGCTATACCGGCGCGCATATACCACAAAGACGCGCCCTGAACCAGCGGTTTTGATGGATTTCTACGGAGGCCTTTGAAGCGCTGCCGGCCGTGAAAGGGAGATCTCTATCCGCGCCAAAACCGAGGGCGGGCATGAATATGACAATGATCGGGGATCTGTCGCATGACGCCGTCGATGACGAACTTGTCATCGCCGAACTTGGCGCGCGCGACGGCCGAGAGCGCGTCGACCATCAGAGCGCGTTCGGCTTCGGTTGCGGTCGCGCGATGCTCTCCGAGCACGGCCATCGGCGTGTCGCACGAATCGCAATCGAGGATGGTAAACACCACGGGATGAATGAAGCGGGCGTAATGCTGGGTATATTCACGCAGCTCGCAGAGTTCGCACTTGGACATCACTTAAGACCTGTCCGTCGGCGGCCCGCTCGGCAAGCCGCTCGTCATTCATCCGATCGGAAACTATGAACCGTCCGCCCCGATCGCGCAGGATTTGACGGGCGCTTGCGGGCCGCAAGGCCCGCAGCGCGCATCTGAGGGGGCAG encodes:
- a CDS encoding glycosyltransferase family 39 protein, translated to MTGSEARGAAFAQSPPEGSADTDRLTHWLSQYSEPRVVGTLAAVAAAIRLFLVVTSYCISADGVAYIAMAREFYAGRPREALAWVFSPLYPFLVSIIYRAIGNWELAGELLSVALGTAGVVWLYYLMREAYGRRGVAAGAAALAAIHPMLAAYSASARTEAGYIALLTATLLLVVRGVKRQRLADVAAAAIVCGLAYLYRTEAIGVPALLAAMLAGGSFVWRRWTLRWGLAAAGVLIAIFLLVAAPYLLWLRAFTGHWTVGRQLVTITMEATGMTVGKLERFREMGYQPTTSWLTAIELDPRTYVRKVERDFFGSCYSLVQALGPLLCAGLIIGLWADSRSIAARWGETMLAALFAMYFVGFVLTGTGTRLMLHVVPFTFGWVVIGLDETAGWLDARLSRTRSPLGRMLSGPAVVFVVLIALLPRTLFPLGYDQRGMRYAGQEIARRRDAAAAVAGTDPRVAFYAGAGFVPLPAAPAPRDDLCGWLAAHPSASYLMMDDRGEREWGGAGGGPCLNLIKRYPRNGTAHYDLFSVRRAGTVTPR
- a CDS encoding cold shock domain-containing protein, producing MSNGTVKWFSSKKGYGFITMEDGQEVFVHYTSIDGNGFRSLEQGEEVQFEVAQGPKGLQAAKVSRR